A stretch of the Actinoalloteichus fjordicus genome encodes the following:
- a CDS encoding SDR family oxidoreductase, with the protein MSDSPPGPRSDPPGRDPHPLCGRRALITGVSRRQGIGYAVARKLAAYGADIVFHHHVPHDAAQAWGADPAGIEAIAAGIQEAGPTVEVSNLAADLADPTAPAALVEAVAAAGRLDILVCNHARSEPDGDLAAMTAEILDGHWAVDTRSSILLAREFAARHDGGDGGRIVFMTSGQDQGPMPGEVAYAAAKGALAAITLTIADQLADRGITVNAVNPGPVDTGYAAPEARAAVACRFPGGRWGEPDDPARLISWLVTDEARWITGQVINSEGGFRRWT; encoded by the coding sequence ATGAGCGATTCCCCGCCGGGGCCGAGGTCCGATCCGCCAGGCCGCGATCCACATCCCCTGTGCGGTCGCCGAGCCCTGATCACTGGCGTCAGCAGGCGACAGGGCATCGGGTACGCCGTGGCCCGCAAGCTCGCCGCCTACGGGGCCGACATCGTCTTCCACCACCACGTCCCCCACGACGCCGCGCAGGCCTGGGGCGCCGACCCGGCAGGCATCGAGGCGATTGCGGCAGGCATCCAGGAGGCGGGGCCGACGGTCGAGGTCTCGAACCTCGCGGCGGACCTGGCCGACCCCACCGCACCCGCCGCGCTGGTCGAGGCGGTCGCCGCCGCAGGCAGGCTCGACATCCTGGTGTGCAATCACGCCCGCTCCGAGCCGGACGGCGATCTGGCGGCGATGACCGCCGAGATCCTGGACGGCCACTGGGCGGTGGACACCAGGTCGAGCATCCTGCTGGCCCGCGAGTTCGCCGCCCGGCACGACGGAGGCGACGGCGGACGCATCGTGTTCATGACCTCAGGGCAGGACCAGGGCCCGATGCCCGGCGAGGTCGCCTACGCGGCAGCCAAGGGAGCGTTGGCCGCGATCACCCTCACCATCGCGGACCAGCTCGCGGACCGCGGCATCACGGTGAACGCGGTGAATCCGGGACCGGTGGACACCGGATATGCCGCCCCCGAGGCGCGCGCCGCCGTGGCCTGCCGATTCCCCGGCGGCCGCTGGGGCGAGCCCGACGACCCCGCACGGCTGATCTCATGGCTGGTCACCGACGAGGCGCGCTGGATCACCGGCCAGGTCATCAACTCCGAAGGCGGGTTCCGCCGCTGGACCTGA
- a CDS encoding HAD-IA family hydrolase — MATGTSGPTTEPTRETRPAEDGFVVAAVLFDLDGTLIDSTPAVTRCWHGWCEEHGIAPSALVNSHGRRAVEIIGELLPTSEVAEAVRRLDELELADLDGVTALPGAATALASLAEGQGAIVTSAVRALALARLAAGGLVPPTTVVTADDVQVGKPDPEPYLTAARRLGVNPADCLVVEDAAAGVASAKAAGMQVLGVLTNPHVTGLAADLVVRSLDEVSWDRQNGAVAVRVRG, encoded by the coding sequence ATGGCGACGGGAACGAGCGGACCCACGACGGAACCCACGAGAGAGACCCGACCGGCCGAGGACGGCTTCGTCGTCGCTGCCGTCCTGTTCGACCTCGACGGGACTCTCATCGACTCGACGCCTGCGGTGACCCGTTGCTGGCACGGCTGGTGCGAAGAGCACGGGATCGCGCCGTCGGCGCTGGTGAACAGCCACGGGCGTCGGGCCGTCGAGATCATCGGCGAACTGCTGCCCACGAGCGAGGTGGCCGAGGCCGTCCGCAGGCTGGACGAACTGGAGCTGGCGGATCTCGACGGGGTCACCGCTCTTCCCGGCGCGGCGACGGCGCTGGCCTCGCTGGCCGAGGGGCAGGGGGCGATCGTCACGTCGGCCGTCCGAGCCCTGGCACTGGCCAGACTCGCGGCGGGCGGCCTGGTGCCGCCCACGACCGTGGTCACCGCCGATGACGTGCAGGTCGGCAAGCCCGATCCGGAGCCCTACCTCACCGCCGCCCGACGCCTCGGCGTGAACCCGGCCGACTGTCTGGTGGTCGAGGACGCGGCGGCCGGAGTCGCCTCGGCCAAGGCAGCGGGCATGCAGGTGTTGGGGGTGCTGACCAACCCACACGTCACGGGGCTGGCCGCCGATCTCGTGGTGCGCAGTCTGGACGAGGTGAGCTGGGACAGGCAGAACGGAGCGGTCGCGGTACGCGTGCGGGGCTGA
- a CDS encoding cation diffusion facilitator family transporter: MTTAEPARPESGSGVTVVIALLVNAGIAVLKAFAGLVTGSAALFAEAAHSVADTITEILLLTALRRSRRPADRRHPFGYGKERYFWSLMAAVSIFASGSVLAIAEGIRALTGDGREQTSPEVAYVVLGLAFVLESVSWLRAVRQIRSEAEEERTPFFHYLRSVDDPTAKTVLLEDSAALIGLMLAFLGVGLHQLTGSAVWDASASLAIGVLLAVVAYVLGRSNLDLLIGQQASRKLIDRIRARLREVPEIDVVVDLLTMSTGADRVLLCVRLDFDDALSVAELERACVRIDGELRAEFVELDEIFLEPVPRSDEELRARVFSRYGRIT; the protein is encoded by the coding sequence ATGACGACTGCGGAGCCGGCGCGACCCGAGAGCGGCAGCGGCGTGACCGTGGTGATCGCTCTGCTCGTGAATGCGGGGATCGCGGTGCTCAAGGCCTTCGCGGGCCTGGTCACGGGATCGGCCGCGCTCTTCGCGGAGGCGGCCCACTCGGTCGCGGACACGATCACCGAGATCCTGCTCCTGACCGCCCTCCGCAGGTCCCGCAGACCCGCCGATCGCAGACACCCGTTCGGGTATGGCAAGGAACGCTATTTCTGGTCGCTGATGGCGGCGGTCAGCATCTTCGCGTCCGGTTCCGTGCTCGCGATCGCCGAGGGCATCCGCGCGCTCACCGGGGACGGCCGGGAGCAGACGAGCCCCGAGGTGGCCTATGTGGTGCTCGGGCTGGCCTTCGTGCTGGAGAGCGTCTCGTGGCTGCGGGCCGTGCGCCAGATCCGTTCGGAGGCCGAGGAGGAGCGGACGCCGTTCTTCCACTACCTGCGGTCCGTCGACGATCCGACGGCCAAGACGGTGCTGTTGGAGGACAGCGCCGCGTTGATCGGGCTGATGCTGGCGTTCCTCGGCGTCGGCCTGCACCAGCTCACCGGTTCGGCCGTCTGGGACGCCTCGGCCTCCCTGGCCATCGGCGTGCTGCTCGCCGTCGTCGCCTACGTCCTCGGCCGCAGCAACCTCGACCTGCTGATCGGCCAACAGGCCTCTCGCAAGCTGATCGACCGGATTCGGGCCCGGCTGCGCGAGGTGCCGGAGATCGACGTGGTGGTGGACCTGCTCACCATGAGCACGGGCGCCGATCGAGTCCTGCTCTGCGTGCGGCTGGACTTCGACGACGCGTTGTCGGTGGCCGAGCTGGAGCGTGCCTGCGTCCGGATCGACGGCGAGCTGCGTGCCGAGTTCGTCGAACTCGACGAGATCTTCCTGGAACCGGTGCCCCGATCGGACGAGGAGCTACGAGCCAGGGTCTTCTCGCGGTACGGCCGCATCACCTGA
- a CDS encoding polysaccharide pyruvyl transferase family protein, producing MSTDSGRPLYYLVGTTGFPNYGDEIIAATWLRHLAQTAPDAEVWLDCPSPGPAQVMLGDLHPRVRFTDTLWRLCWEAPTDEPWGVADFAQRCVDFPGIAPRWVAGVELLARADVVHIIGGGYVNRIWPRHVGLLAGAVAAVRRSGGRAAMTGIGLYPAPAHCEPLLRELAQRFEVVDVRDAPSADMLSKTVSVTHTCDDVFFGLGPQLYRQDDDVREVMVCMQSDLVELGVPRLAGFVLDTLRDWGVDSTQLGVVECIPRVDREVFSLIEHELPDARFYPLSELMDTGLPAAPGQTWISSRFHPHLIASAVGASGVAVSVSPDYYATKHRSLIDLGSGWTMVEDVTETPARPTDGGYSPEALREYRMRKDQIARQVYAR from the coding sequence ATGAGCACCGACAGCGGGCGTCCGCTCTACTACCTGGTCGGCACCACCGGCTTCCCGAACTACGGGGACGAGATCATCGCGGCCACCTGGCTGCGGCATCTCGCCCAGACGGCCCCGGACGCCGAGGTGTGGCTCGACTGCCCGAGCCCGGGCCCGGCGCAGGTGATGCTCGGCGACCTGCACCCGAGGGTCCGCTTCACCGACACGCTGTGGCGGTTGTGCTGGGAGGCGCCGACCGACGAGCCGTGGGGCGTCGCCGACTTCGCGCAGCGTTGCGTGGACTTCCCCGGCATCGCCCCTCGCTGGGTGGCGGGCGTCGAGCTGCTCGCTCGCGCCGACGTCGTGCACATCATCGGCGGCGGCTACGTGAACCGCATCTGGCCCCGCCACGTCGGACTGCTCGCGGGCGCCGTCGCCGCCGTGCGTCGTTCCGGCGGGCGGGCGGCGATGACCGGCATCGGCCTCTACCCCGCGCCCGCCCACTGCGAGCCCCTGCTGCGCGAACTCGCCCAGCGATTCGAGGTCGTCGACGTCCGCGACGCCCCGTCGGCAGACATGCTCAGCAAGACCGTCTCCGTCACCCACACCTGTGACGACGTGTTCTTCGGCCTCGGCCCGCAGCTCTACCGGCAGGACGACGACGTCCGCGAGGTCATGGTGTGCATGCAGTCCGACCTGGTGGAACTCGGCGTGCCGCGTCTGGCGGGCTTCGTGCTGGACACCCTGCGCGACTGGGGCGTCGACTCGACGCAGCTGGGCGTGGTGGAGTGCATTCCGCGCGTCGACCGCGAGGTGTTCTCCCTGATCGAGCATGAGCTGCCCGATGCCCGCTTCTACCCGCTGTCCGAGTTGATGGACACCGGCCTGCCTGCCGCGCCGGGTCAGACGTGGATCTCCAGCCGCTTCCACCCGCACCTGATCGCCTCGGCGGTGGGTGCCAGTGGCGTCGCGGTGAGTGTCAGTCCGGACTACTACGCCACCAAGCACCGCTCATTGATCGACCTCGGCAGCGGCTGGACGATGGTGGAGGACGTCACGGAGACGCCCGCCCGTCCCACCGACGGCGGCTACAGCCCGGAGGCGCTGCGCGAGTACCGGATGCGCAAGGACCAGATCGCTCGGCAGGTGTACGCCCGCTGA
- a CDS encoding HAD family hydrolase, with translation MKQVPVDDFDLFRRLLVDADALLLDFDGPVCSVFAGYPAPVIAAELRTLIHDAGELPPPEADANDPHTILGYAAELSPALGRQIEAALQAGEIEAAKTATPTPGAAELMATWHATDRPLAIVSNNTTEAIRGYLAAHDLSTYVDHIQGRDPYDPTLMKPNAHLLTEAAKALDVDAAYCVLIGDSTTDVQAAHALEVPAIAYADKPGKHDRLVRAAPALLLTTFTPSC, from the coding sequence GTGAAGCAGGTGCCAGTAGACGATTTCGACCTCTTTCGACGCCTGCTCGTTGATGCCGACGCGCTCTTGTTGGACTTCGACGGCCCGGTTTGTTCCGTTTTCGCGGGATACCCCGCACCCGTCATCGCCGCCGAACTCCGAACCCTCATCCACGATGCGGGAGAACTCCCACCACCCGAGGCTGACGCGAACGACCCGCACACCATCCTCGGCTACGCCGCAGAACTCTCACCCGCGCTAGGCCGCCAGATCGAGGCCGCGCTACAGGCGGGTGAGATCGAAGCCGCCAAGACCGCTACACCCACACCGGGTGCCGCCGAGCTCATGGCGACATGGCACGCAACCGATCGGCCGCTCGCCATCGTCAGCAATAACACGACAGAGGCAATTCGCGGTTACCTGGCTGCGCACGACCTCAGCACCTACGTCGATCACATCCAGGGGCGTGACCCGTACGACCCGACACTGATGAAGCCCAACGCCCATCTCCTTACCGAAGCTGCGAAAGCGCTCGACGTGGACGCTGCGTACTGCGTCCTGATCGGCGACTCCACCACCGACGTCCAGGCGGCGCACGCACTCGAGGTCCCTGCCATCGCGTATGCCGACAAACCCGGCAAGCATGATCGGTTGGTCCGAGCCGCCCCAGCGCTGCTGCTGACGACGTTCACGCCCTCCTGCTGA
- a CDS encoding biliverdin-producing heme oxygenase, protein MDTKSAREVGFAERLRDRGRDWHEAARHTAYLDALLAGGLSRESYAGLVGQHFLLYRRLEAAAEAMRPHPVAGRFVFDELSRTTALEADLRHLHGPQWRDRIEPTSATVRYLDRVDEVCFDWPGGFVAHHYTRYLGDLSGGRIVARRLHEIYGFDGDGARFYAFDAIPRPPRFKAAYRALLDGTEWDAAEQDRVIEESLLAYRLNTEMLADLASVHLPHIPRPAAYSIETEDVA, encoded by the coding sequence ATGGACACGAAGAGTGCCCGCGAGGTGGGCTTCGCGGAGCGGTTGAGAGATCGTGGTCGGGACTGGCATGAGGCCGCTCGGCACACCGCGTATCTGGATGCGTTGCTCGCGGGCGGGCTGTCTCGAGAGAGCTATGCGGGGCTCGTCGGTCAGCACTTCCTGCTGTACCGACGGCTGGAGGCGGCGGCGGAGGCGATGCGCCCCCATCCGGTCGCGGGCCGTTTCGTCTTCGACGAGCTGTCGCGTACCACCGCGCTCGAGGCCGACCTCCGCCACCTGCACGGTCCACAGTGGCGCGACCGCATCGAGCCGACGTCCGCGACCGTGCGCTATCTCGATCGGGTCGACGAGGTCTGCTTCGACTGGCCGGGCGGATTCGTCGCACATCACTACACCCGCTACCTGGGCGATCTCTCCGGCGGTCGCATCGTCGCTCGTCGGCTCCACGAGATCTACGGCTTCGACGGCGACGGCGCCCGCTTCTACGCCTTCGACGCGATCCCCCGGCCGCCCAGGTTCAAGGCGGCCTATCGGGCGCTGCTCGACGGCACGGAGTGGGACGCGGCCGAGCAGGACCGGGTGATCGAGGAATCCCTCCTGGCCTACCGGCTGAACACCGAGATGCTCGCCGATCTGGCCTCGGTGCATCTGCCGCACATCCCCCGCCCCGCCGCGTATTCGATCGAGACCGAGGACGTCGCCTGA
- the dcd gene encoding dCTP deaminase, producing MLLSDLDLRKEIDGGRLSLDPFEPDMVQPSSIDVRLDRFFRVFDNTKYTHIDPSLQQDELTSLVETEGEDPFVLHPGEFVLGSTFEMVGLPADLAGRLEGKSSLGRLGLLTHSTAGFIDPGFSGHITLELSNVANLPITLWPGMKIGQLCIFRLSSPAENPYGSSSTGSRYQGQRGPTPSRAYLNFRRTDTKR from the coding sequence GTGCTCCTCAGTGATCTGGACCTGCGCAAAGAGATCGACGGAGGTCGGCTCTCGCTCGACCCCTTCGAGCCCGACATGGTGCAGCCGTCGAGCATCGACGTCCGACTGGACCGCTTCTTCCGGGTGTTCGACAACACGAAGTACACCCACATCGACCCCTCGCTTCAGCAGGACGAGCTGACCTCCCTGGTCGAGACCGAGGGCGAGGACCCGTTCGTCCTGCACCCCGGCGAGTTCGTGTTGGGCTCCACCTTCGAGATGGTGGGGCTGCCCGCGGATCTCGCGGGCCGGTTGGAGGGCAAGTCGTCGTTGGGCAGGCTGGGCCTGCTCACGCACTCCACCGCAGGCTTCATCGACCCCGGCTTCTCGGGGCACATCACGCTCGAGCTGTCCAACGTGGCCAACCTGCCGATCACCCTGTGGCCGGGGATGAAGATCGGGCAGCTCTGCATCTTCCGGCTCTCCAGCCCTGCCGAGAACCCGTACGGCTCCAGCTCGACCGGCTCCCGGTACCAGGGTCAGCGGGGTCCGACGCCGTCGCGGGCCTATCTGAACTTCCGGCGGACCGACACGAAGCGCTGA
- a CDS encoding putative quinol monooxygenase, producing MFSLVVRFDLRDEQAAAGFDQLVSETAPGIRESEPGTLSYVVSGVEGAPLSRVFYELYRDKAAFEAHEAAPHTRRFLAERDLYVSETRVEFLTDPHGKGI from the coding sequence ATGTTCTCGTTGGTGGTTCGGTTCGACCTGCGTGATGAGCAGGCGGCGGCGGGGTTCGATCAGCTGGTCTCGGAGACGGCTCCGGGGATCAGGGAGTCGGAGCCGGGGACGCTGTCGTACGTGGTGAGCGGGGTGGAAGGTGCCCCGTTGTCGCGGGTGTTCTACGAGCTGTACCGCGACAAGGCGGCGTTCGAAGCCCATGAGGCGGCTCCGCACACGCGGCGATTCCTGGCGGAGCGGGACCTGTACGTCTCGGAGACGCGCGTGGAGTTCCTGACTGATCCGCACGGCAAGGGGATCTGA
- a CDS encoding neocarzinostatin apoprotein domain-containing protein translates to MRTSGRRFAHRLRWPVAAAVAATMALGAAVPALATSESDPGPEGQQITVSKNVDLDPAGETITVSGTGFDIAKGIYLAFCVDNGPGVTPSPCIGGVDMTGESGGSVWISSNPPPYGADLAKPYVDEGDGRGGFEFDLRIAAADEYTDCLAEGTVCSVITRADHTRAGDRSQDVRVPVTFAEPRPVADPVVTVSKTADLDPAGETVTVSGEGFHPPAGVSGIYAVFGPRTDAYWTDASVYHSATFIPAGDLATGTFEADLDVIAEYETGAGPVDCVADGCEVLTFAAHGATDRSLDTFTPLSFAAAEAIPTLTVSKTESLAADGEAVEVVGRGFAPGRGIYLAQTIELGEAGYPQTYTSASWLQAVDDSGEFTETIELLPTFESEGQTVDCAAQTCFVAAFNDHTAIDDRSQDVWVPVTFAEQARQEPGGTGSATGPEGQQVEATPVNDLDPEGADIRVTGSGFDTDKNIYVALCVDNGPGAQPTPCVGGVDMSGEAGSSKWIGTDPYGSGLTTPWGSGGSFDVTLNVTAADEFVDCRETACSVITRRDHQAGGDRSQDTRIPVTWADGSGPGGSGPDGSGPDGSGPDGSGPDGAGPDGNGPDGAPGPNGGSQNPGGAGPNAAGVRNLASTGADGILPISLGAALLVGAGGLTLFLSRRRRAIS, encoded by the coding sequence ATGAGGACGAGTGGAAGACGATTCGCGCACCGCCTGAGATGGCCGGTCGCCGCCGCCGTGGCGGCGACCATGGCCCTCGGCGCCGCCGTCCCGGCACTGGCGACCTCGGAGTCGGACCCCGGTCCGGAGGGGCAGCAGATCACCGTCAGCAAGAACGTCGATCTCGACCCCGCAGGCGAGACGATCACGGTCAGCGGAACCGGCTTCGACATCGCGAAGGGCATCTACCTGGCCTTCTGCGTGGACAACGGACCCGGCGTCACGCCGAGCCCGTGCATCGGCGGGGTGGACATGACCGGCGAGAGCGGCGGCTCGGTCTGGATCTCCTCGAATCCGCCGCCGTACGGCGCCGACCTGGCCAAGCCCTATGTGGACGAGGGCGACGGACGCGGCGGCTTCGAGTTCGACCTGCGCATCGCGGCCGCCGACGAGTACACCGACTGTCTGGCCGAGGGCACGGTCTGTTCGGTGATCACCCGCGCCGACCACACCAGGGCGGGCGACCGCTCGCAGGACGTCCGGGTTCCGGTGACCTTCGCCGAGCCGCGCCCCGTCGCCGACCCGGTGGTGACGGTCTCCAAGACCGCCGACCTCGACCCGGCAGGCGAGACCGTGACCGTCTCGGGCGAGGGGTTCCACCCGCCCGCCGGGGTATCCGGCATCTACGCGGTCTTCGGCCCGCGCACCGACGCCTACTGGACGGACGCGAGCGTCTATCACTCGGCGACGTTCATCCCGGCAGGCGATCTCGCCACGGGCACCTTCGAGGCGGACCTCGACGTGATCGCCGAATATGAGACCGGTGCGGGCCCGGTCGACTGCGTCGCCGACGGCTGCGAGGTGCTCACCTTCGCCGCGCACGGCGCCACCGACCGCAGCCTGGACACCTTCACCCCGCTGTCCTTCGCCGCGGCGGAGGCGATCCCGACGCTGACCGTCTCCAAGACGGAGTCATTGGCGGCGGACGGCGAGGCGGTCGAGGTCGTCGGCCGGGGCTTCGCGCCCGGTCGGGGGATCTACCTCGCGCAGACCATAGAACTCGGCGAAGCCGGGTATCCGCAGACCTACACCTCGGCGAGCTGGCTCCAGGCCGTCGACGACTCGGGCGAGTTCACCGAGACGATCGAACTGCTGCCCACCTTCGAGTCCGAGGGACAGACGGTGGACTGCGCGGCACAGACGTGCTTCGTCGCGGCCTTCAACGACCACACCGCGATCGACGACCGCTCTCAGGACGTCTGGGTGCCCGTCACCTTCGCCGAGCAGGCGCGACAGGAGCCGGGCGGCACCGGCTCGGCGACCGGCCCGGAAGGCCAGCAGGTCGAGGCCACGCCCGTGAACGACCTCGACCCCGAGGGCGCCGACATCCGGGTCACCGGCAGCGGCTTCGACACCGACAAGAACATCTACGTCGCGCTGTGCGTGGACAACGGACCCGGCGCGCAGCCCACCCCGTGTGTCGGCGGCGTGGACATGAGCGGCGAGGCAGGCTCGTCGAAGTGGATCGGCACCGACCCGTACGGCTCCGGGCTGACGACTCCGTGGGGCTCGGGCGGCTCGTTCGACGTCACCCTCAACGTGACGGCGGCGGACGAGTTCGTCGACTGCCGTGAGACCGCATGCTCGGTGATCACCCGACGGGACCACCAGGCGGGCGGCGACCGCTCGCAGGACACCAGGATTCCGGTGACCTGGGCCGACGGTTCCGGCCCCGGCGGTTCCGGTCCGGACGGCAGCGGCCCGGACGGTTCGGGGCCGGACGGCTCTGGCCCCGACGGCGCAGGCCCGGACGGCAACGGCCCCGACGGTGCTCCCGGCCCGAACGGGGGATCGCAGAATCCGGGCGGTGCGGGCCCGAACGCAGCGGGCGTGCGCAACCTGGCCTCGACCGGTGCCGACGGCATCCTGCCGATCTCGTTGGGCGCGGCGCTCCTCGTCGGCGCGGGCGGCCTGACGCTGTTCCTCTCGCGACGTCGACGCGCGATCAGCTGA
- a CDS encoding sugar porter family MFS transporter, translating into MVETGSYTTSNSAGASLPPSSDRLLYVALIAGSAALGGFLFGFDTAVINSAITGVQDRFSIGAGATGLIVSSALIGCAVGAWFAGSLADRFGRVRTMQFAALLYGIGALAAAMSFSAVDLVFWRVTCGLGIGLASVTGPAYIAEISPAAYRGRLGSLQQLGMVTGIASAALLNYGIVAVAGGSANPLGPFGAWQWMLGIAVVPAAIFGILVSRIPESPRHLVSKNRFTQAREVLDRIEPGAAEERLGEIRRSLEHEPKPRLRHLFGGRRTLLPIVWVGIGLSMLQQFVGINVIFYYSATLWQSVGIGEDAALLNSVVSAVVNILGTFLAIALIDRVGRRPILFAGSIGMSTSLGIAAWCFGYSEVIDGATVLPDPQGQIAFIAANAFVFFFAASWGPLVWVLLGEMFPNRIRAAALSVAAAAQWMSNWVVSMSFPSLSEFSLTFAYGLYTTFALLSFFFVLKFVPETKGKTLEEMG; encoded by the coding sequence ATGGTCGAAACAGGTTCATATACGACATCAAACTCAGCCGGCGCATCCCTACCCCCCTCATCTGATCGGTTGCTGTATGTCGCGCTCATCGCCGGAAGTGCGGCGCTGGGCGGTTTCCTGTTCGGATTCGACACGGCGGTGATCAACAGCGCGATCACCGGAGTTCAGGATCGATTCTCGATCGGCGCGGGCGCGACCGGACTGATCGTGTCCTCGGCGCTGATCGGCTGCGCGGTCGGCGCGTGGTTCGCGGGTTCGCTGGCCGACCGGTTCGGTCGGGTCAGGACCATGCAGTTCGCGGCGCTGCTCTACGGCATCGGCGCGTTGGCGGCGGCGATGTCCTTCTCCGCCGTCGACCTGGTGTTCTGGCGGGTGACCTGCGGTCTGGGCATCGGGCTGGCCTCGGTCACCGGGCCCGCCTACATCGCGGAGATCTCGCCTGCGGCCTATCGCGGCAGGCTCGGTTCGCTGCAACAGCTCGGGATGGTCACCGGGATCGCCAGCGCTGCGCTGCTGAACTACGGGATCGTCGCCGTCGCGGGCGGAAGCGCGAATCCCCTCGGTCCGTTCGGCGCCTGGCAATGGATGCTGGGAATCGCCGTCGTCCCCGCCGCAATCTTCGGAATCCTCGTCTCGCGAATTCCGGAGTCACCACGCCATCTGGTGTCGAAGAATCGATTCACCCAGGCACGAGAGGTACTCGATCGGATAGAACCGGGCGCCGCCGAGGAACGATTGGGTGAGATTCGTCGTTCGCTCGAGCACGAGCCGAAGCCGAGGTTACGACACCTGTTCGGCGGCCGTCGAACCCTGCTGCCGATCGTGTGGGTGGGCATCGGCCTGTCCATGCTGCAGCAGTTCGTCGGCATCAACGTGATCTTCTACTACTCGGCCACGCTATGGCAGTCGGTAGGCATCGGCGAGGACGCGGCGCTGCTGAACAGTGTGGTCAGCGCCGTGGTGAACATCCTCGGCACCTTCCTGGCCATCGCTCTGATCGACCGGGTGGGTCGCAGGCCGATCCTGTTCGCAGGCTCGATCGGGATGTCGACCTCGTTGGGCATCGCCGCCTGGTGCTTCGGCTACTCCGAGGTCATCGACGGCGCCACGGTGCTTCCCGACCCGCAGGGCCAGATCGCGTTCATCGCCGCCAACGCGTTCGTGTTCTTCTTCGCGGCGTCGTGGGGTCCGCTGGTGTGGGTGCTGCTCGGCGAGATGTTCCCCAACCGAATCCGCGCCGCAGCGCTGTCGGTCGCCGCTGCCGCCCAGTGGATGTCCAACTGGGTGGTGTCGATGAGCTTCCCGAGTCTCTCGGAGTTCAGCCTGACCTTCGCCTACGGGTTGTACACGACCTTCGCACTGCTGTCGTTCTTCTTCGTGCTCAAGTTCGTGCCGGAGACGAAGGGCAAGACCTTGGAGGAGATGGGATGA